TATCCACGGAAGTTTGGAGACCTTTTGTGTCAAAAAAATACAAAGAGAGTGGTAATTGTTGTAGAGAAGAGACGTAACCCCAGAGCAGCTGCGAATTACAGACGGGAAATAAGATctaactgaaagcaaaactaTAAGAAAGAAGATACATATATTCAGTGGGTATTAGTGAAGTGAAAATATTCAAGTGGAGGACAGAATCAAAGTCTGAATTTGCCAAATTCAATATTGAGCCCAGAAGGCTGTAAATGACCTCCagagaaaatgaggtgctgttccacTATATAGTGCTGGTGTTCACTGGAAAACTGCTGTGATCTAGCACTAATATGTGAACAGGACGGTGTACTGAAAGCAGCCTCACAGTACGTGCTTGATCTCCCCAGTGAGCAGAAGACTGTGATGTTGGGGTTTCGATGCAGCAGACCAGATTGAAAGGTGTTCAGTACACTCTTTCACCTGGAAGGAGCGTTTGGGATTTTGCGCACTAAGCCGGGAGGCGATAAATGGATACGTCCTACAAAGGGGATTTGGTTGACAAATTGGGGATAATATTGCAAACGTCCAAAGTGTGTTGATATGATTGGTCCATTTGGAACGATAACAGGGAGGAACTATGTGTATACTGGTGACGGATCATCCTTTGAATGCACTGCTAGTTGTATGGATAGTGAGGACAGGTGTGACGCTCAGGTGGGTTTCAGTGTGGTCATTCCTCAGACAGGCTGACAGACCACCTGGATTTGTTCAGCACTTCGTTTTTATTTCTCGTCTCCAgcagggatggcaggactgaactATGAAGGCAGACTGGATCAGTtcggattatattcactggagtttagaggaatgggGGAGGATCTTATAACTACAAAATTCCATGAACCTGTATACAAAACTATAAAATTCTAAGAGGACTAGTCAGGGCAAAATTAAGAAGGATTTTCCAAGGACTGAGAAGTCCAGACACAAAAGTCACAGTCTAAGGACACAGAATGGTTTTTATTTAGACTGCGATAAggagaaataacatcaccaaaggaGGAGTGAGCCTCTTGATTCCCTGCCACAGAAAGAGGTTGAGGTGAATACATTGAATACTTTCAAAAAGGATTTAACATTGTTCTTTGGACAAAAAGGATCAAAGGGTCTtggaagaaagcaggaaactgATACTGATGGTTTTTGGCTCGCAGAATTTCAAAATGATCGCACTTTTAAACTCGTGAACTGCGGTATTGTCGAATGTATTGTTACAAATGACACAGAATAACTTAAAAGGACTGAAATTACTGACACAATGTGAAAAGTAAACAAAATCACACTTTCACATGTTTTTCTTCCGCATAGTCAAACCAAATATAGTATGAATGGAAATATAACATGAAAATCCTGGTCAACTTAATTGTATTTACACATAGAAGAACAGGTACAACAATGACTTCTCTAATGCAATTACTGTACAGTACACTGCGTATTCGGGGCACAGCAACTAGCTACAAGATCCTCCACAGCTTTAAACTACCTCGAGTAGAATTCTAGACATTTCTTGGAGGACGAAGACACCAATTCTCATCTTACAGCAGCTCCCCCAAGAAACCCAAGTTCCATCAGCGCAGACGTTTCCAAAATAATGGACTGCTGGTGGAAACCCCTCAGAAAACTGTTCAAGAGAATATTAATGGCGTGGATCAACTAGAGTCACCGAACTCTGACCTTACAGTAACGTAACTATAAAGTGTGTGCTGGTAATTATCAACCAATTCCTGTAAAGTAAATGAACCTGTCGCGCTCACATTATTTCCCTTCATGGCCTTTTCCTCTCTGTCTTCCCTGCGGCCTCCCGCTGACTCTGTCCAACGTTATTGAACCACTCCAAGCCCGTGCCGTCCAATACCCAATGTATTTTTCTATCATTCCAGGTGCTGTTCATTTGTAAAGAAAATCATATCCTTTTGAAGTAACGAATCAAAGCCTTCATTCTTCTGAATATCTTTATTAATAGTTGAGGAAGAGTATGAAATGTGTAGCAATTATGATTTAAATCCCCATTTTCTTTCTAGATGCGTTGATTTCTGAGCACTCCTTAGACATTTCAGCACTATTTCGATGTCCCACTGAAAGTCCAAAATGAGATGTTGAGTGCCTATCATCATTTCGACGGATATATACTATTTCCTTCGTGTCATTTTAAGATCAGGAACGTCATGGCTTTTGCCGCCTCCCATTTGCTCGAGAAATGTCGCTCCAATCCCACGGATTCCTTCCAATTTCCTTCTGAATTCCCTCACGACCAATTCCCCATATCAGACATCATAGGCTTCTGCCAAAACTCCAGCATCTTGGGCCTTTGAGACTTGACTTGAAACTTGACAAAATCGACATATGAGGATATTCCCTCACGTGGGGAAATCTGGGGTGGAGAGGTAGCTGCTTTCGGATTAGTGGTAACAAGTTTAAAACAGAGATCAGGAGAAATTTCTTCCTGCAACCGTCATGGATCTATGGAATATGGATGCTGGAGTCCTGCGTAAATTTAAGAATGAGTTCGACAGATTGTTATTTAGTAATAGGTGAAACGGTTTTAATTTCCCTCGTCTCTGAGACGAAATGCAAAATCCTGTGATATGTTGACGTGAATATATTTCATCATAAGTTAATCCTGAATTGCAGTACTGTAGTGACTCCTTCCAGAAATGTATTTAATAAGAAAAAATACATTGAATACGTTGAATACAGGAATGTTAGAGGACCTACCTTTTGTTTTGGAGAGATCTTATAAGAAATGAGATGAAGTTTTGTTTTGCCTTTAAGAGTTGAGATGTATCGCATAAAATCATTCTTTTGACTGACAGAACAATATTATAATAGAAACTTTGTTTTAAGTCAATTTTCCTGTTGATATTGTGAGGTAAGATCGATTAGTCAAAACAGACTTGACACTAAAATGTGTCAACCTTTCTAGTTTATAAAGGTATAGTGTATGTGTTATCGCCACTGTTGATGAATACCGTAGAAATCAAACGTTTAAAACAACGTTTCTGACAGAAAATGAAAATACCTGTTGAGAATgttttttctgtttgtttttaaCTGAATGAAACAACTAAAATGAGAAAGGGAAGATTAGAAAGGTGTAACTGAGGGTCCACGTGGTACATTTGTAGGGTCACTCTGGGCTAGAAGTCTGAGTTACAAGTCTCATTTTCTCCACAGCCGTATCGCAGCACAGGTTGCCTTAAAAGTATGATATTTCATGATTCACAACTACCTCATCGACTAACCTACCCTCCATGCCTGGTTGAAGTTGAGCTGAGGCAACCACTTCTCGAATGGCCTCCTGAGAATTAAGAGCTGTGGAGCCTGAGAGACACTGGTCCTGATCCTCAGGGatcacacagctcactgtaaacgGTGCTCAATGAAGCGATTATCAACTGGTTCGTTAGAAACCGTATGTTCAATGAGATCTGTTCACTGTTTCACTGGACGATTGGCTTGTGTATAAATTGAGGGAGTTTCAATGCATCAACTCATTTGGCTTTTTTTCTGCTTTCACCTGAAAATGCGACAACAGGCGTTTACAATAGAAATTCTCTTTCCTGTTCTTGCAATCTTTGGAATTCCAGGTAAGTGATTAGAAACCGCTGTGACGTTTTTCTTCCCTGTTCTGTTTTAAATTGAATCAAGTATTTGCAATTTCAAACGATATACATCGAATGGAACACCTTCTTTCTGCTGAGTTTTGCTTTCTTTTAATTATCATTGATTTCTGTTTGACTGTAATTAGTCCTGTCCCAGCTGACTGAATTGGAAACAACTGTGTTCGAGCTATCGAAAGAAAACGGCAGAGGAGTTAAATAATTATGTTCCACCAATCTTGACGGCAGATGGTACTTTGAACATCCCATTAATACGCACAATGAGCTGGAGGGAGTTAGTCAGATGGCCATCAGTAATATGGAATATTTGAAAACTGATGTGTCGAAAGACAAATAATGTCCCTGGCTCTGATGAATTGCAACCTTGGATCCTGAAAGGGGTATGTGCAGAAACAACGTATGTGCGCTTATTATTGTGGCGAAATAACACTTGAAATACTGTCAGTGTAACACTCCAAGTCAAAAGGAAGGAAGTCAATTGCAGGAAGGTACATCTATAGAAAATGTCTTGGAAAAAGTGCGATGGGATAGCCGAATATTTGGATAAATCTTCATCTCATCAAATGGAATTTTGCAGATTACAGCAAAAAACATTGGAaggcacagcgccagggacccgggttcaattcccgcctcaggcgactgactatgtggagtttgcacattctccccgtgtctgcgtgggtttcctcccacagcccaaaaatgtgcaggttagggtggattggccatgctaaattgcccatagtgttaggtgaaggggtaagtgtaggggaatgggtctgggtgggttgcgctttggcaggtcggtgtggacttgttgggccaaagggccaacactgtaagtaatctaaaaaaaatctaaatatGGGAAATGGAGAGATGCTGCAGAAAACTGGAACACAAAATTACTTGGGGACTCCTTATGCACAAAATCCAGAAACATAGCACACAGGCACAGGCAGTAATCAGGAAGGCGAATGAAATTCTGGCTTTTTATTTCAAGAGGTTGGAGTGCAAGAGTAGGGACGTCTTACTGCAAGTTACAGCCAGCTAGTGAGAATAGATCCgcaatattgtgagcagttgtgGTCCAgtaataaagaaaagaaaaaacatCATAGGATGCAACTCACACGAGGATAATTACGATGATCATATGTATGTAAAGACGGACTTATGGTCAAATATTCAACAGTTTGGAGTCTGCTCAcccgagtttagaagaatgaatagTGATCCAATTGAGACATACCGGATTCATAAGCACCTTgccagggtaaatgctgagaggatgttcccCTCATGGGGGAGTGCTTTTGCTGTTTCTGTTTTCAACCAAAAATGGGATGACAAGCACTTGGAACAGAAATCCTCAATCCCACTTTTGCAATCCTTAACATTAGTCATCAGCGGCTAACAGCTATTCTGTCTGGAAATCAAGCCTTCCACTCCCTTGTGTATCCCAATCTGTCTAACTCAATCTTAGACACCAAGCTCCCATTACCGTCAAGGGAACAGGATTCCACCCTCTAACTACTCTCGAAGAGAACAGTTAATTACTTATGCCTATTTTGAAGAATGTAACAATTTATTCTGATACCGTGTCCTCTCGTCTTAATCGCTGTAATCAAGAGGAAACTATCTCCTTTTGTGTTCCACTTTATCTAGTCCACTCAGGATCTTAcatttttcaatgagatcaccttatATTCTTCCAGACACAATGGTGATGGCCACAACCTTACTTCAGCCAACAAGATCGTAATCGCAACAATGTGGcaagtgaatctcctctgtgACTTCTAAAGTAACAATATTTGTTTTCTTGAAATCAGGATAGCTAGCGGTGCAAAGTGATGAGCAATTGAATATATTATTCCTGACAATACATGTTCATTATTTCTATGGCACAGTTAATGTATTGCTAACGCGATTTCACTGTTTTTCGTTGAAGTTCAAGTCTATAATTGCCAGCAACACCTCAGACCTGTTCAATCCAAGAACTTACCATTGCACATCTCTGGGGTGCTTTGCCACATCTCATGATTGGAATTTCTTACAGCGAACCTGATGACAGTGCTGATTCTTTCCCAAGGGAAGTGCGGCCTTTCCAAAGGAATCACTCGCTACATGACTGCCATGGCAACGGGAGATCTGATGGTCCTTGTCTTCAACGTGTTTGTGAGCCAGATCATCAAGTATCATTTCCCGGGCTCACTGCTGAACTACACTCCAGCCTGTCGACTCAGTGCCTTCCTGCAAGGGCTGAGCCTCCAGCTCTCCATCTGGTTTACCATCGCCTTCACCGTTGACCGCTTTGTAGCAATTTGCTGCGACAAATTAAAGGCAAGATATTGCACTGAAAGAACAGCCAATGTGGTTATGTCTATTGTGAGTGCTCTTAGCATTATGGTCAACATTCCCTTGTCTTTTCGCTATGAACCCACTCATGTTCTGAACAATGTACAGTGGGGCTGCCGCACAGTCTCCGCTTACCTCACTTCACCGGCCTGGGCAGCTCACCAATGGCTCACCAACATCTCAAATATATTTCTTCCTATTCCCCTGCTGCTGCTGTTGAACTCTCTCACTGCCCACCACATCCTAGTGGCCAGCAGAGTTCGCCGGGCCCTGAAGAGCAGCAGaggtggtgctggggagatgggcagAGACCCCGAGCTGAAGAGCAGGAGGACCTCCATCGTTCTGCTCTTCACCATCTCTGGCTGCTTTGTGGTGTTAACCGCACCCATCACAGTCATCCACATCTGTGTTGGTGTTACCCACATTACGACATTCCAAGTTTCAAACTCACTCTATGTGGCAATCAGGGCGGCGTTCCTGCTGATGTGCACCAGCTCCTGCACAAACACTTGCATTTACGCTCTGACCCAGAGGAGGTTCAGAGAGGAGGTG
This Chiloscyllium punctatum isolate Juve2018m chromosome 30, sChiPun1.3, whole genome shotgun sequence DNA region includes the following protein-coding sequences:
- the LOC140455064 gene encoding probable G-protein coupled receptor 139, with amino-acid sequence MTVLILSQGKCGLSKGITRYMTAMATGDLMVLVFNVFVSQIIKYHFPGSLLNYTPACRLSAFLQGLSLQLSIWFTIAFTVDRFVAICCDKLKARYCTERTANVVMSIVSALSIMVNIPLSFRYEPTHVLNNVQWGCRTVSAYLTSPAWAAHQWLTNISNIFLPIPLLLLLNSLTAHHILVASRVRRALKSSRGGAGEMGRDPELKSRRTSIVLLFTISGCFVVLTAPITVIHICVGVTHITTFQVSNSLYVAIRAAFLLMCTSSCTNTCIYALTQRRFREEVKNLLKSPYVLLRKQRK